A region of Planktomarina temperata RCA23 DNA encodes the following proteins:
- a CDS encoding mandelate racemase/muconate lactonizing enzyme family protein: MKIAHLNIYQYDLPVKNGPYTMSYGEIFSLDTTLVKLVTDTGVVGWGETCPLGPVYAEAHAKGARAALLEMAPGLIGTEVLPLSVHRQMDNLLHGHNYAKAAIDIAVFDALGKSLGLRVADLLGGAAMDRVPSYYAIGIETPDNAGRIAAAKRAEGYPRLQLKVGAHSPEVDVEVIRKVWEAIKGSGMRLAIDANRGWSTRDAMYISRSCADIPFVLEQPCSTNDELRQLRPLLHHPLYIDESSYDVNTVISAAGSGLVDGFGLKLTRLGGLQPMTTVRDICAARNLPHSCDDAWGGDILAAACTHLGATVRPDLLEGVWLAAPYIDGHYCGESGLEVVGGHIDLPKGPGLGITPDEALFGDPVAAF, from the coding sequence GTGAAAATCGCTCACCTGAATATCTACCAATATGATTTACCGGTCAAAAATGGCCCATACACAATGTCATATGGTGAGATATTCTCGCTGGACACGACGCTGGTGAAACTGGTCACAGACACTGGCGTTGTCGGCTGGGGCGAAACATGCCCGCTGGGGCCGGTTTATGCCGAAGCCCACGCCAAAGGGGCGCGCGCAGCCCTATTGGAGATGGCTCCGGGATTGATCGGTACGGAGGTCTTGCCGCTTAGCGTGCACCGACAGATGGATAATCTGCTCCATGGCCATAACTATGCGAAAGCTGCGATCGACATTGCCGTCTTTGACGCGTTGGGCAAATCCCTTGGACTTCGTGTTGCAGATCTGTTGGGTGGGGCCGCGATGGACCGCGTTCCTTCGTATTACGCGATCGGGATCGAAACGCCAGACAACGCTGGGCGGATAGCAGCTGCAAAACGCGCAGAAGGCTACCCGCGACTGCAATTGAAGGTCGGCGCACATTCACCAGAAGTCGACGTTGAGGTGATCCGCAAGGTTTGGGAGGCCATCAAAGGCAGTGGCATGCGTCTTGCCATTGATGCCAACAGAGGCTGGAGCACCCGCGATGCCATGTACATCAGCCGTTCATGCGCCGATATTCCGTTCGTTCTGGAGCAACCATGCAGCACAAATGACGAACTGCGCCAACTGCGGCCATTGCTTCACCACCCACTTTACATCGACGAGAGTTCTTATGATGTGAACACAGTGATTAGCGCTGCTGGCTCAGGGTTGGTTGATGGCTTTGGGCTGAAACTTACCAGGCTGGGCGGGTTGCAGCCGATGACGACGGTGCGCGACATTTGCGCGGCGCGGAATTTGCCGCACTCATGTGACGACGCATGGGGTGGCGATATCCTTGCAGCGGCTTGCACCCATTTAGGGGCAACAGTGCGCCCAGACTTGTTGGAAGGTGTTTGGTTGGCAGCGCCCTATATCGACGGCCACTATTGCGGTGAAAGTGGCCTGGAGGTTGTAGGCGGTCATATTGATCTTCCGAAGGGCCCAGGCCTGGGCATCACGCCAGATGAGGCACTCTTTGGCGACCCCGTTGCCGCGTTTTAA